The window TTTTGTAGATAACATAGACGCGGAGATTCTTGTCCCACTTCGTTATATTTTTTTCGTAAGTCAGGCCGTTTTTCATCGCAACCTTTTGAGAGGCAATGTTGTCGTGATCAACCAGGGAAATAAGGCGATTATAGCCAAGTTCCAAGCAACCATAATCCCGTATGGCGCGTGCCGCTTCTGTTGCTAAACCTTGCCCCCAATATCTCTGATGGAGGGCGTAGCCAATCTCAATTTCTGGCTGATCATCAATTTCTAGAGCAATTAACCCACATCGGCCTATAAACTGATTATCCGCTTTGTGAATGGTTGCCCACAGACCAAAGCCATGTTTTTTGTAGCTATCCAATATCCCATCCAACTGTTGTTTGGTGTCTTCATCGGTTCGCGTACTGCCTAAGAATCTCATCACCTGTGGATCGGCATAAAGCGCAGCTAAATTATCTAAGTCGTTCCAGGTTAAGTGCCGAAGGATTAGCCGAGGAGTTTCAATCACAATCATTAGAGTTTAAGTTAATCATTTCTAGCAAGATAGGATGATCATAGTTGTTGTCTCTCTACTGTTTGAGGATTTAGGAGAAATTTCCTGCTCACTGCGCCAGCAACAGCAGTAAATTGAAGGAGACGGACAACTGGTGTCTGGGCGTATAGAATGATGCCGTTGGCAACTTCAGAAAACTTAACCCCTCAACGCCTTCCTAACACCCTGGCTTCTTCACAAAGGAACAGGGAAGGGGGAGCGATAAGGGTTAAATAGCTGAATTAATTGACCAACAAAATCGTTTCAACCGCCAGGGATAAATGATTAATTTGAAATAAAAAACGCGCACAGCATGGAAGACGATAACACAACAAACCCATTGTTAGACACTAACTTAGAGGACATCCTACACGGGTCGATTATTCCCCAAGCCCCAGAAGGATTTAAATCCGGTTTTATCGGCATCATTGGACGCCCTAATGTGGGCAAATCAACTTTGATGAATGAATTGGTGGGGCAAAAAATCGCTATCACTTCGCCTGTCGCCCAAACAACGCGCAACCGTCTGCGGGGTATCCTGACGACGCCAGAAGCGCAGATGATTTTTGTGGATACTCCAGGAATTCACAAGCCACATCACCAACTGGGTAAAGTATTAGTCCAAAATGCCCAAATTGCGATTGACTCCGTGGATGTGGTGCTGTTTGTGGTGGATGGAACGGTAGAAGCGGGAGGCGGCGATCGCTTTATCGTCGAACTCCTCACCCATACCCAAACCCCTGTGATTCTGGGCATCAACAAATCTGATTTACAGCCTTCCCAGCCATCAATTCAGGGGAAATCAATCGATGAAAGTTACAATCAACTCGCGGCACCTCATAACTGGAACGTTACGAAATTCTCGGCTCTTACGGGTAACGGGATTGAAGCTTTACAACAACGTTTAATCGATCATCTCGAATTGGGGCCTTATTATTATCCCCCTGATTTAGTGACCGATCAACCGGAACGATTCATTATGGGGGAATTAATTCGAGAGCAAATTTTACTGCTTACTCGTGAAGAAGTACCCCACTCCGTAGCTGTTACGATTGATATCGTCGAGGAAGACCCAAAAATTACCCGTATTCTTGCGACGATTCATGTTGAACGTGATTCCCAAAAAGGAATTGTCATCGGCAAAGGTGGCAGTATGCTCAAACAAATTGGCAGCGCGGCTCGTGAACAAATGCAAAAATTAATTGCGGGTAAAGTTTATCTAGAATTATTTGTCAAAGTCGTACCTAAATGGCGACAATCTCGCCTTCAACTGGCAGAATTTGGTTATCAGATAGAAGAATAAAAGTTTTTGATGTCAAACATTAACTGAATGTTTGGGTACAGATTCATGGACTCAGTTTGTTCCTCTATCCGACAATACCCAAACAAAACCCGCCCTGACTTCTGGAGAAAGGACGGGTTTTAAGTTATTTTTGTCCGTGTACCCATCGATTTAGGTCTCAACCTGTCTCTGTAACAATTTAGTCGAGTTCTTGTCAAATCAACAAGACGTTGGTTCTGTTCACCAAACACCAAGCTCAAGGTTCAACTCGATTAGTTAAGGTCGGGTAGTCTCAATGGCTGCACTCCCTTCTCTGGATCGACGACCGCCGCTTTAGGAATCTCGATCACGGGTTGATTGAGTGCAATCTCTAGGGTTTCAGCCGTAGCATCGGGATTTTGAGCCAATTGGGGCACTAATGAGCGACCACCGGGTAAAATTCCTGATACAGCACTGACAAACAGAGCAGCGATCGCAGCTCCACCCCAGAGTACTGTTCTTCGGTTCCGGCGTCTATCAATGCGTGAGAATACTTGCTCGGCTGTCTGTTGCGCTGTTACGGCAGGGGTTGGTACGGGAAGCTGATGCATTCCCTGACGCAGCTTTAGGAGTCGAGTGTACAAGTGCTGCATCGTTGAGTCCGTAGACAGCAACTCTTGCACTTGTTTACGCTCTTGTGCGGTTACCTCACCATCAATGTAAGCGCTGAGCAATTCAAAGCGATCGCGCTGCAAGCTATCCATTTGTGTGACAGCTTCCTGTTTAGACTGTTTACCAGCTTCAAAATTGGAGGTCATTTTCGTATCACCACCGAGTCATAGCAAGCGCCTATTGTACTGATATTTTATAGATTCCGTCATAAACCAACAACCCCCTAGGGGTAAGCGCTATTAGGAATCAGATGGATGCTCAGGCTTCCAAATAGGTTTGGAGCTGAGATTGTAGTCTCGATCTGGCTCTGGCAATTCTCGACTTTACAGTCCCCAAAGAGACACCCGTGATTTCGGCAATCTCTTCATAAGCCATGCCTTCAATTTCTCTTAGGACGATGGTGGTGCGGAACACTTCTGGCAAGTCTGAGATTGCCTCGCGGAGCTGTTCATAAAACTCCCGTGTCGTCATGTCTTCTTCTGGATTGGGTGTTTCCGAGGCAATTTCCCAATCCATTTCACCGTCATCTAGGCGACGTGGAGCATCTAACGACAGAGGATTCGCCACTCGTTTGCGTTTACGCAGTTCATCGTAGAAGAGATTGGTGGCAATTCGACTCAACCATCCCCGGAACTTCACAGGCTCATTTAACCGCTTGATGTTCCGGTAAACTCGAATCCAGACTTCTTGCGCCAAGTCAGCTCTGTCCTGCCAGTCTGGAGCCAGATGGTACAAAATCTTATCAACATGAGATTGGTACCGTCGTAAAAGCTCAGCAAAGGCAGTCCGATCAGGGCTTAGTCCGTCCTGACAGCGCAAAATTAAGTCATAGTTAGAGAGTTTGTCAGGTTGCACCGATACTTGAGGAGGTGTGACTTCACCTAATTGAGGAA of the Allocoleopsis franciscana PCC 7113 genome contains:
- the era gene encoding GTPase Era, which codes for MEDDNTTNPLLDTNLEDILHGSIIPQAPEGFKSGFIGIIGRPNVGKSTLMNELVGQKIAITSPVAQTTRNRLRGILTTPEAQMIFVDTPGIHKPHHQLGKVLVQNAQIAIDSVDVVLFVVDGTVEAGGGDRFIVELLTHTQTPVILGINKSDLQPSQPSIQGKSIDESYNQLAAPHNWNVTKFSALTGNGIEALQQRLIDHLELGPYYYPPDLVTDQPERFIMGELIREQILLLTREEVPHSVAVTIDIVEEDPKITRILATIHVERDSQKGIVIGKGGSMLKQIGSAAREQMQKLIAGKVYLELFVKVVPKWRQSRLQLAEFGYQIEE
- a CDS encoding anti-sigma factor family protein codes for the protein MTSNFEAGKQSKQEAVTQMDSLQRDRFELLSAYIDGEVTAQERKQVQELLSTDSTMQHLYTRLLKLRQGMHQLPVPTPAVTAQQTAEQVFSRIDRRRNRRTVLWGGAAIAALFVSAVSGILPGGRSLVPQLAQNPDATAETLEIALNQPVIEIPKAAVVDPEKGVQPLRLPDLN
- a CDS encoding sigma-70 family RNA polymerase sigma factor; translated protein: MSQSISLSWSTGEVTLPQLGEVTPPQVSVQPDKLSNYDLILRCQDGLSPDRTAFAELLRRYQSHVDKILYHLAPDWQDRADLAQEVWIRVYRNIKRLNEPVKFRGWLSRIATNLFYDELRKRKRVANPLSLDAPRRLDDGEMDWEIASETPNPEEDMTTREFYEQLREAISDLPEVFRTTIVLREIEGMAYEEIAEITGVSLGTVKSRIARARSRLQSQLQTYLEA
- a CDS encoding GNAT family N-acetyltransferase, which produces MIVIETPRLILRHLTWNDLDNLAALYADPQVMRFLGSTRTDEDTKQQLDGILDSYKKHGFGLWATIHKADNQFIGRCGLIALEIDDQPEIEIGYALHQRYWGQGLATEAARAIRDYGCLELGYNRLISLVDHDNIASQKVAMKNGLTYEKNITKWDKNLRVYVIYKTDLLTHDSKKAKDEL